Below is a genomic region from Desulfurella sp..
TGATAATGTGGGCGACAATGTAGGAGACTGTGCTGGAATGGCAGCAGACGTGTTTGAAACGTTTACAGTTACTACTGTTGCTGCGATGATTTTAGGTCACTCATTATTTGATCCAAAAAATTTAATGGGCATAGCTGGAATGCTTCCATTGTTAATTGTTTCTATTGCTTCTGTTTCTGGAATAATTGGTACTTTCTTTGTAAAAGTTGGAAAATCAGGAAATATTATGGGAGCATTTTATAAAGGTTTGGTAGCTACAGCCATTATTTCACTGATTGTTATATGGTTTGCTATGAATAATCTTATACCTGGCTCAATTGGGCAATATCCAACAATAAATATATTTATTACAAGTGTGCTTGGAATGATCCTAACGGGTCTTATAATGTTAATTACAGAGTATTATACATCATATAGCTTTAATCCGGTAAAATCTATAGCAAAATCATCAGTAACAGGTCATGCAACTAACATTATTCAAGGTATGTCTGTAATGTACAAAGCGCCAGCACTCCCCGCAATAGTTATTGCGCTTACAACTTATTTTTCATACCAGCTTGCTGGTTTATACGGTATCGGAATCGCAGCTGCTTCGATGCTTTCTCTAACAGGCATTATTATATCTATAGACTCATATGGACCCATCACGGATAACGCTGGTGGTATAGCTGAAATGGCAGAACTGGATGAATCTGTAAGAAAAGTAACAGATCCATTAGATGCCGTTGGAAATACTACAAAAGCAGTAACCAAAGGATTTGCAATAGGTTCTGCTGCTTTGGCTGCTTTAGTTTTATTTGCCGAATATACAAGGGTTTTAGCTTCATCAAATATAGGTGCTCAATTAACAAGCTTTGATTTAAGCAACCCATACGTAATAGTAGGCTTACTGCTTGGGGGTTTACTACCATTTTATTTTGGCGCTATGTCAATGGAAGCTGTTGGACAAGCAGGTGGTTTAATGGTAGAAGAAGTTAGAAGACAGTTTAGAGAAATTAAAGGCATATTAGAAGGTAAAGCTAAGCCTGATTATGCTGCATGTGTTGATATCGTAACAAAAGCATCTATTAAAAAAATGGTTGCTCCAGGACTTATACCTGTTCTTGCACCG
It encodes:
- a CDS encoding sodium-translocating pyrophosphatase; its protein translation is DNVGDNVGDCAGMAADVFETFTVTTVAAMILGHSLFDPKNLMGIAGMLPLLIVSIASVSGIIGTFFVKVGKSGNIMGAFYKGLVATAIISLIVIWFAMNNLIPGSIGQYPTINIFITSVLGMILTGLIMLITEYYTSYSFNPVKSIAKSSVTGHATNIIQGMSVMYKAPALPAIVIALTTYFSYQLAGLYGIGIAAASMLSLTGIIISIDSYGPITDNAGGIAEMAELDESVRKVTDPLDAVGNTTKAVTKGFAIGSAALAALVLFAEYTRVLASSNIGAQLTSFDLSNPYVIVGLLLGGLLPFYFGAMSMEAVGQAGGLMVEEVRRQFREIKGILEGKAKPDYAACVDIVTKASIKKMVAPGLIPVLAPIIVYFLFGPVALGALSIGSIVTGFFLAVSMTSGGGAWDNAKKYIEDGQFGGKGSEAHKAAVTGDTVGDPLKDTAGPAINPMIKIINIVAILIVLVFA